A portion of the Blautia hansenii DSM 20583 genome contains these proteins:
- a CDS encoding LysR family transcriptional regulator: MDQNLSLYRVFYTVANTGNISKAAARLYISQPAISKSIRKLEENLEVSLFSRNSRGVQLTEEGELLYHYVQNAFYSLEKGETQIKKIHELGIGHIHIGVSTTLCKYVLLPYLKEFIETHPHIRISIECQSTNHTLQLLKENKVDLGLIGKPERLYHTHFDSLGEIEDIFVCTKSYMEHLSKRSDYSENPFQSATLMLLNKGNMTRQYIDDYLASCRMEADNLLEVSTMDLLIEFAKIGMGIACVIRQFVEKELAEGSLIEVPLPISINKREIGFALPENISQNKAVKEFIHFYRKSTSD, from the coding sequence ATGGATCAAAACCTTTCCCTATATCGGGTATTTTATACAGTGGCAAATACCGGAAATATTTCAAAAGCCGCTGCCAGACTTTACATCAGCCAGCCTGCAATCAGCAAATCCATTCGCAAATTGGAGGAAAATTTAGAAGTTTCTCTTTTTTCCCGTAATTCCAGAGGCGTTCAACTAACGGAAGAAGGAGAACTTCTCTACCATTACGTTCAAAACGCTTTTTATTCTCTGGAAAAAGGCGAAACACAAATCAAAAAAATTCACGAGCTGGGCATCGGACATATACATATCGGCGTATCCACCACATTGTGCAAATACGTTCTTTTGCCGTACTTAAAGGAATTTATTGAAACCCATCCCCATATTCGTATTTCCATTGAGTGTCAGTCCACTAATCATACCTTGCAGCTTTTAAAAGAAAACAAAGTTGACTTAGGACTTATTGGAAAACCGGAGCGTCTCTACCATACGCATTTTGACTCATTGGGAGAAATCGAAGACATTTTCGTATGCACAAAATCCTATATGGAGCATCTTTCCAAACGCAGCGATTACTCAGAAAATCCTTTTCAGTCTGCTACCTTAATGCTATTAAATAAAGGAAATATGACACGACAGTATATTGACGACTATCTTGCCTCCTGCCGTATGGAAGCGGATAATCTTTTGGAAGTTTCTACTATGGACTTACTCATTGAATTTGCCAAAATAGGCATGGGGATTGCCTGTGTCATACGACAATTTGTAGAAAAAGAATTGGCAGAAGGTTCTCTGATAGAAGTTCCCCTTCCTATATCCATAAACAAACGAGAAATTGGTTTTGCATTACCTGAAAATATCAGCCAAAACAAAGCAGTAAAAGAATTTATACATTTTTACAGAAAAAGCACTTCTGATTAA
- a CDS encoding phospholipase D-like domain-containing protein, whose amino-acid sequence MNKGNSQEIVGIGVSTIKHIGKIITVFLVAYVGALTLPYVGHKKVSSNYKKEFQAEDCYGDTNGKERVAYVDDNVEALKYRLKMISEAQKEVILSTFDFNADSSGKDVMCSLLEAAERGVKVKVIVDGGNGFIDMKMKSSQWFQALASHENVEVQIYNPVNLLKPWKLQARLHDKYVIVDNKMYLLGGRNTTNLFLGDYSESQNLDRELFVYKEDENIQGSIDQLKQYFESIWNLKDSKPYECKKQTEEIEQCLTDLKKRSLKLRELYPDAYEEWNWQELTVDTNKVTLLQNPIKAENKEPLMWHSVTELMKTGENITVYTPYIICGKEMYEDLTQICEETETVEIITNDVSSGANPWGCTDYLNQKEKIWATGVQVYEFMGEHSSHTKAVLIDERMSLVGSYNMDMRSTYQDTELMLAVDSVALNEQIRQEAERDKLASRTMTESGEYEYGPEYQAKEMSTGKKIFYGVLRVITVPIRRFL is encoded by the coding sequence TTGAATAAAGGAAACAGTCAGGAGATTGTTGGAATAGGAGTGAGTACGATTAAACACATAGGAAAAATTATTACAGTATTTCTGGTTGCTTACGTAGGAGCTTTGACGTTGCCTTATGTGGGACATAAAAAAGTTTCCAGTAATTACAAAAAAGAGTTTCAGGCAGAAGACTGTTATGGAGATACAAATGGCAAAGAGAGAGTAGCTTATGTAGACGATAATGTAGAAGCCTTAAAATATCGTTTAAAAATGATCAGCGAGGCGCAGAAGGAAGTCATATTGTCTACCTTTGATTTTAATGCAGACAGCAGTGGCAAAGATGTGATGTGTTCTCTTTTAGAAGCTGCAGAGCGTGGAGTTAAGGTAAAAGTTATTGTAGATGGTGGAAATGGGTTTATAGATATGAAAATGAAATCCAGCCAGTGGTTTCAGGCATTAGCATCTCACGAAAATGTTGAAGTACAGATTTATAATCCTGTGAACTTATTAAAGCCGTGGAAACTACAGGCAAGACTTCACGACAAATATGTAATTGTAGATAATAAAATGTATCTTCTGGGAGGAAGAAATACAACAAATCTATTTCTGGGAGATTATTCAGAAAGTCAAAATTTAGACAGAGAACTGTTTGTTTATAAAGAGGATGAAAATATACAGGGTTCTATAGACCAGTTAAAACAGTATTTTGAAAGTATTTGGAACTTAAAGGACAGTAAACCTTATGAGTGTAAAAAGCAAACAGAAGAAATTGAACAATGTTTGACGGATTTAAAAAAACGTAGTCTAAAATTGCGAGAATTATATCCGGATGCTTACGAAGAGTGGAACTGGCAGGAATTGACAGTAGATACAAATAAAGTTACTCTTTTACAAAATCCCATAAAGGCAGAAAATAAAGAACCTTTGATGTGGCATTCTGTTACGGAGCTAATGAAAACAGGAGAAAATATTACCGTTTACACTCCATATATTATCTGTGGAAAAGAAATGTATGAGGATTTAACACAGATATGCGAAGAAACGGAAACTGTGGAGATTATTACCAATGATGTTTCCAGTGGGGCGAACCCATGGGGATGCACAGATTATCTTAATCAGAAAGAGAAAATCTGGGCAACCGGTGTACAGGTGTATGAGTTTATGGGCGAGCACTCCAGTCATACAAAGGCGGTTTTGATTGATGAAAGAATGAGTTTAGTGGGATCTTATAATATGGATATGCGCAGTACATATCAGGATACAGAATTAATGCTGGCAGTAGACTCTGTAGCTCTTAATGAACAAATCAGACAAGAGGCAGAGAGGGATAAACTTGCCAGTCGTACTATGACAGAGAGTGGTGAATACGAGTATGGACCGGAGTATCAGGCTAAGGAAATGAGTACGGGAAAGAAAATTTTCTATGGTGTGCTGAGAGTGATTACGGTTCCGATAAGGAGATTTTTGTAA
- the leuC gene encoding 3-isopropylmalate dehydratase large subunit codes for MGMTMTQKILAAHAGLEKVEAGQLIEAELDLVLGNDITSPVAIHEMEKMKAEGVFHKDKIALVMDHFIPNKDIKSAENCKCVREFAARHEITNYFDVGEMGIEHALLPESGLTVAGDAIIGADSHTCTYGALGAFSTGVGSTDMAAAMVTGKAWFKVPSAIRINLIGKPSKWVSGKDVILHLIGKIGVDGALYKSLEFTGEGVKNLSMDDRFTIANMAIEAGAKNGIFPVDEKTEEYMKEHSKRPYKRYEPDEDAVYDEEYTIDLSKLRPTVAFPHLPSNTKTIDEIQDDVIIQQSVIGSCTNGRIDDLRCAAQILKNRKVKKGVRCIIIPATQKIYLQALEEGLLKIFIEAGAVVSTPTCGPCLGGYMGILAEGERCISTTNRNFVGRMGHVKSEVYLASPAVAAASAITGKISSPEELGE; via the coding sequence GTGGGAATGACAATGACACAAAAAATATTAGCAGCCCATGCAGGGCTTGAAAAAGTGGAAGCAGGACAGTTGATTGAGGCAGAATTGGATTTGGTGCTGGGCAATGATATCACTTCTCCTGTGGCAATTCACGAAATGGAAAAAATGAAAGCGGAAGGTGTCTTTCATAAAGATAAAATAGCATTGGTTATGGACCATTTTATTCCAAATAAAGATATTAAATCAGCAGAAAACTGTAAATGCGTAAGAGAATTTGCAGCCCGTCATGAGATTACGAACTATTTTGACGTAGGAGAAATGGGAATTGAGCATGCTCTTTTACCGGAAAGCGGTTTGACCGTGGCAGGAGATGCGATTATCGGAGCAGACTCTCATACCTGTACTTATGGAGCATTGGGAGCATTTTCTACCGGTGTGGGAAGTACGGATATGGCAGCGGCAATGGTAACAGGAAAAGCATGGTTTAAGGTTCCGTCTGCCATTCGTATCAATTTAATCGGAAAACCTTCCAAATGGGTAAGTGGAAAAGATGTTATTCTGCACCTGATTGGAAAAATCGGTGTTGACGGAGCATTGTATAAATCTCTGGAATTTACAGGAGAAGGTGTGAAAAATCTTTCCATGGATGACCGCTTTACCATTGCGAATATGGCGATTGAAGCAGGGGCAAAAAACGGTATTTTTCCGGTAGATGAAAAGACTGAGGAATATATGAAGGAACATTCCAAACGACCATATAAACGTTATGAGCCTGATGAAGATGCAGTTTATGATGAGGAATATACCATTGATTTAAGCAAGTTAAGACCTACGGTGGCATTTCCGCATTTACCTTCCAATACAAAGACCATAGATGAAATACAGGATGATGTTATCATCCAGCAATCGGTTATCGGTTCTTGTACCAACGGAAGAATTGACGATTTAAGATGCGCTGCTCAGATATTAAAAAATCGCAAGGTAAAAAAAGGCGTGCGCTGCATTATTATTCCGGCAACGCAGAAAATCTATCTTCAGGCATTGGAAGAAGGATTGCTGAAAATCTTTATTGAAGCCGGCGCTGTGGTAAGTACGCCAACATGTGGTCCGTGCTTGGGCGGTTATATGGGCATTTTGGCAGAGGGAGAACGCTGCATTTCTACAACAAACAGAAACTTTGTAGGAAGAATGGGACATGTAAAATCAGAAGTTTATCTTGCAAGTCCGGCAGTGGCAGCAGCCAGCGCCATAACAGGAAAAATTTCAAGTCCGGAAGAATTGGGGGAATAG
- the leuD gene encoding 3-isopropylmalate dehydratase small subunit, with amino-acid sequence MKVKGNAFKYGDNVDTDVIIPARYLNSSKAEELAAHCMEDIDKNFVNEVKKGDILAANKNFGCGSSREHAPMAIKAAGISCVIAETFARIFYRNAINIGLPIVECPEAARDIEKGDEVEVDFDNGIIRNLSKEKEYPIQPFPEFMQRIIEAEGLVNYIIKNK; translated from the coding sequence ATGAAAGTAAAAGGAAATGCTTTTAAATATGGAGACAACGTAGACACTGACGTAATTATTCCTGCCAGATACTTAAATTCATCAAAGGCAGAAGAATTGGCAGCTCATTGTATGGAAGATATTGATAAAAATTTTGTGAATGAAGTAAAAAAAGGTGATATTTTGGCGGCAAACAAAAATTTTGGCTGCGGTTCTTCAAGGGAACATGCTCCTATGGCAATTAAAGCCGCCGGCATCAGTTGTGTAATTGCGGAAACCTTTGCCCGTATTTTTTACAGAAATGCCATCAATATCGGACTCCCTATTGTAGAATGTCCGGAGGCTGCCAGAGATATTGAAAAAGGCGATGAGGTGGAAGTGGATTTTGATAACGGTATTATCCGTAATCTTTCCAAAGAGAAGGAATATCCAATTCAGCCGTTCCCTGAATTTATGCAGAGAATTATTGAAGCAGAAGGTCTTGTGAATTATATTATAAAGAATAAATGA